One genomic segment of Flagellimonas marinaquae includes these proteins:
- a CDS encoding TonB-dependent receptor plug domain-containing protein, producing the protein MRASTFIIVLMLIPLTIRGQLKIKGKVLEYSSDGTEMFLSGIRVFWLESNIETSTDDNGQFSIPYSREYSKLVIDSPNHISDTIVANRPDLGKIRLIKQVYLDEVVVKKEVEPLQKSLFTAQNVITVSSREMLKAACCNLSESFETNPSVDVNVSDAITGAKQIQMLGLTSPYLLFTQENMPLVKGASQIYGLSFIPGSWIESIQITKGSGNVVNGFESISGQINTEVVKPFLDRKLFLNVYANNFERYEFNARYNQILSDKIATGIYVHANLRDGKIDDNSDTFLDTPLAKQINVMNRWQYMDPKTGWVSFLNIQYLEDEKQTGQVSFVPERDKLTNNVWGSEVKTNRIDLSCKLGYVFPELPYQSMGLQIAYSKHDQDSYYGLNIYNILHDSFYSNFIFNGILGSTQHKFKTGMNFNHDHFNENVNTTFFARTDESFGGFFEYTYDSLEKLSLVAGMRIDHHNRIKTFLTPRLHLRYSLWEKASLRASVGKGKRAANIFAENQQLFASSRAISIFGNDGTIYGLSPERAWNFGAGFIQKFYLWNKPFEFSLDFYRTVFKDQVVVDWEDPNVVSFYNLSGKSSSNSVQVDLNYELLQNLDIRMTYKNYDVTLDYLSSGNLERPYQPLHRFFTNLSYETTFNHSGAHWRFDFTYNWLGKQRLPRRANEMPTVSKVYSTDYGITNFQVTRVFSHKFEAYLGGENIGDFIQKNPIVGSNDPFGPFFDTTQVFAPVLGATYYIGMRFKLLTKEL; encoded by the coding sequence ATGAGAGCTTCCACATTCATTATAGTATTAATGCTTATCCCATTGACAATAAGGGGTCAACTTAAGATTAAGGGGAAAGTATTGGAGTACAGTTCTGATGGGACCGAAATGTTTTTATCTGGAATACGGGTATTTTGGTTGGAAAGCAATATTGAAACCAGTACTGATGACAATGGTCAATTTTCAATCCCCTATTCAAGGGAATACAGCAAATTGGTCATTGATTCCCCAAACCATATTTCCGATACCATTGTTGCCAACAGACCGGACCTTGGAAAAATTAGGCTTATAAAACAAGTGTATCTTGATGAGGTAGTGGTTAAAAAGGAAGTGGAACCCCTTCAAAAATCGCTTTTTACAGCGCAAAACGTAATTACGGTAAGTAGCAGGGAGATGCTTAAAGCCGCCTGTTGCAATCTATCGGAAAGCTTTGAGACAAACCCGTCCGTGGATGTCAATGTTTCCGATGCAATTACAGGTGCCAAGCAAATCCAAATGCTTGGTCTTACTAGTCCATACCTCCTATTCACCCAAGAAAATATGCCATTGGTAAAAGGAGCGTCACAAATCTATGGATTGTCATTCATACCTGGATCTTGGATAGAAAGTATTCAGATTACAAAAGGGTCAGGAAATGTTGTGAACGGATTTGAGAGTATTTCTGGACAAATAAACACAGAGGTCGTAAAACCCTTCTTGGATAGAAAACTGTTCCTTAATGTCTACGCCAATAATTTTGAACGCTATGAGTTCAATGCAAGGTACAACCAAATACTTTCCGATAAAATCGCCACGGGTATTTATGTACACGCCAACCTTAGAGATGGCAAAATAGATGATAATTCAGATACATTTTTGGATACGCCTTTGGCAAAACAAATAAACGTAATGAATCGTTGGCAGTACATGGATCCTAAAACGGGGTGGGTAAGTTTTTTGAACATCCAATATCTTGAAGATGAAAAACAGACCGGACAGGTATCTTTTGTCCCAGAAAGGGATAAGCTTACGAACAATGTATGGGGAAGTGAGGTGAAAACAAACAGAATTGACCTTTCCTGCAAGTTAGGGTATGTGTTTCCCGAACTCCCCTACCAAAGTATGGGGCTGCAAATTGCATACAGTAAGCATGACCAAGATTCGTACTATGGCCTCAATATCTATAATATCTTGCACGATTCCTTTTATTCAAATTTTATATTTAATGGAATTTTGGGCAGCACCCAGCATAAGTTTAAAACTGGTATGAACTTTAACCATGATCATTTTAACGAGAACGTCAACACTACTTTCTTTGCGAGGACCGATGAATCGTTCGGGGGCTTCTTTGAATATACCTATGACAGTCTGGAAAAGTTGAGTCTTGTTGCCGGTATGCGTATAGACCACCACAACCGGATAAAAACATTCCTTACTCCAAGATTACACCTTAGGTACTCTTTATGGGAAAAGGCAAGCCTTAGAGCTTCCGTGGGCAAAGGAAAGCGCGCCGCGAACATTTTTGCGGAAAACCAACAGCTCTTCGCTTCGTCAAGGGCAATCAGCATTTTTGGCAACGATGGAACCATTTATGGATTGTCTCCCGAACGAGCGTGGAATTTTGGTGCCGGCTTCATTCAAAAATTTTATTTATGGAACAAACCTTTTGAGTTTTCCCTTGATTTTTATAGGACTGTTTTTAAAGACCAAGTTGTTGTGGATTGGGAAGACCCGAATGTTGTGTCATTTTATAATCTATCCGGAAAAAGTTCTTCAAATAGCGTTCAAGTTGATCTTAACTATGAGCTTTTACAGAATCTTGACATACGGATGACCTATAAGAATTATGATGTTACCTTGGATTATTTGTCTTCGGGAAACCTAGAAAGACCATACCAGCCTTTACACAGGTTTTTTACAAACTTAAGTTATGAAACCACGTTTAATCATAGCGGTGCCCACTGGCGTTTTGATTTCACCTACAATTGGCTGGGAAAGCAACGATTGCCCCGTAGGGCAAACGAAATGCCAACGGTTTCAAAAGTATACTCCACGGACTACGGAATTACCAATTTTCAGGTCACAAGGGTTTTTTCGCATAAATTTGAAGCCTATCTGGGAGGAGAAAACATAGGCGATTTTATCCAAAAGAATCCCATTGTGGGCAGCAACGATCCCTTTGGTCCATTTTTTGATACAACTCAAGTATTTGCTCCTGTTCTAGGGGCAACCTACTATATAGGAATGCGTTTTAAACTATTAACAAAAGAGTTATGA
- the bshA gene encoding N-acetyl-alpha-D-glucosaminyl L-malate synthase BshA has translation MKIAIVCYPTFGGSGVVATELGIALAERGHEVHFITYRQPVRLELLGNNIHFHEVHVPEYPLFHYQPYELALSSKLVDTIKLHGIELLHVHYAIPHAYAGYMAKKMLQEYGIFIPMITTLHGTDITLVGKHPFYKPAVTFSINKSDVVTSVSEALKEETLKLFDIEKDIEVIPNFIESKKYSEDYTDCQRSMMAKEDERIITHISNFRKVKRIPDVIKVFHKIQKEVPAKLIMVGEGPEKEKAEDLCDKLGIKDKVLFLGNSNEIDRILCFSDLFLLPSETESFGLAALEAMINKVAVISSNTGGIPEVNIDGVSGFLADVGDVDTMAAKGIQILKDDETLEKFKENAFNVASKFDIVHILPLYEELYEKAYKSRFKNTF, from the coding sequence ATGAAGATAGCTATTGTGTGTTACCCAACGTTCGGAGGTAGTGGAGTAGTTGCCACGGAGCTGGGTATTGCCCTTGCCGAACGAGGCCACGAGGTGCACTTTATCACCTACCGGCAACCAGTACGTTTGGAACTTTTGGGAAACAATATCCATTTTCATGAGGTGCATGTTCCGGAGTATCCCCTGTTTCATTATCAACCGTATGAGCTGGCATTGTCCAGTAAATTGGTGGACACCATCAAACTCCACGGAATAGAGCTATTGCATGTACATTATGCCATCCCACATGCCTATGCGGGTTATATGGCAAAAAAAATGCTTCAGGAATATGGTATTTTTATACCAATGATAACCACTTTGCACGGAACCGATATAACACTGGTGGGCAAGCATCCATTCTACAAGCCTGCAGTTACTTTTAGTATCAATAAATCCGATGTGGTCACCTCCGTATCCGAGGCCCTCAAAGAAGAAACCTTAAAGCTTTTTGATATCGAAAAGGACATTGAGGTCATCCCGAACTTTATCGAGAGCAAAAAGTACAGTGAGGATTATACCGACTGTCAACGCTCTATGATGGCGAAGGAAGACGAGAGGATCATAACGCATATCAGTAATTTTAGAAAAGTAAAACGGATACCCGACGTAATAAAGGTTTTTCATAAAATCCAAAAAGAGGTTCCCGCGAAATTGATCATGGTGGGTGAGGGCCCGGAAAAGGAAAAGGCAGAAGATCTTTGCGATAAACTAGGAATCAAGGATAAAGTGTTGTTTTTGGGAAACAGTAACGAGATAGATAGGATTCTTTGTTTTTCCGATTTATTTTTGTTGCCCTCGGAAACCGAAAGTTTTGGACTTGCGGCCTTGGAGGCCATGATCAATAAAGTAGCAGTAATCTCCAGCAATACGGGAGGAATTCCAGAAGTGAATATTGATGGCGTTTCCGGATTTTTGGCAGATGTGGGCGATGTGGATACCATGGCGGCCAAGGGGATTCAAATTTTAAAAGACGATGAAACCTTGGAGAAATTCAAGGAAAACGCCTTTAATGTAGCCTCCAAGTTCGATATTGTGCATATCTTGCCCTTGTACGAGGAACTTTATGAAAAAGCCTATAAATCACGTTTTAAGAACACCTTTTGA
- a CDS encoding 3-keto-5-aminohexanoate cleavage protein — MPDNLIINFTPTGMIPTKEMTPHVPVSVSEIVEDVHKATEIGITMVHLHARDPKTGVPTYKKELYGDIIEGIRKFDTQLVICVSLSGRNFNQLEQRSDALFLEGNLKPDMGSLTLSSLNFNKVASTNSPQMVQDLARVMRERGIVPELEVFDAGMINYAKYLEHKKLIEPPYYFNLLLGNIACAQADLLHTGIMIKDLPDNSFWSLAGIGNTQLQMNSIGIAIGGGVRVGLEDNIWYDASRSKLATNQSLLERVHLIANANGRSVMKPSELRKQMNLEPGDGKYGRCTA; from the coding sequence ATGCCTGATAATTTGATTATAAATTTTACTCCAACGGGGATGATTCCTACAAAAGAGATGACCCCACATGTGCCAGTAAGTGTTTCTGAAATTGTAGAAGATGTGCATAAAGCCACGGAAATAGGCATTACCATGGTTCACCTTCATGCCAGAGATCCAAAGACGGGAGTCCCAACATATAAAAAGGAGCTTTATGGTGACATCATAGAAGGAATTAGAAAGTTTGATACCCAATTAGTGATTTGTGTATCACTGAGCGGTAGAAACTTCAATCAGCTTGAGCAACGCTCCGATGCACTCTTTTTGGAAGGGAATTTAAAACCGGATATGGGAAGCTTAACCTTAAGTTCTTTGAACTTTAACAAGGTTGCCAGTACAAATTCCCCGCAAATGGTACAGGATTTGGCACGCGTAATGAGAGAGAGGGGCATTGTGCCAGAGTTAGAGGTTTTTGATGCCGGGATGATTAATTACGCAAAATATCTAGAGCACAAAAAATTGATTGAACCACCATACTATTTTAATTTGCTTTTGGGGAATATTGCCTGCGCACAGGCAGACTTGTTGCATACTGGTATAATGATAAAAGACCTACCCGATAATTCTTTTTGGAGTTTGGCCGGTATCGGAAACACTCAGTTACAAATGAATTCCATAGGGATTGCCATAGGAGGGGGTGTGCGTGTAGGACTGGAGGACAATATATGGTATGATGCCTCTAGGTCAAAACTGGCAACCAACCAAAGTTTGTTGGAAAGGGTGCATTTAATAGCCAATGCCAACGGAAGAAGCGTTATGAAACCCTCTGAATTAAGAAAGCAAATGAATCTGGAACCTGGCGATGGAAAATATGGTCGTTGTACCGCTTAG
- a CDS encoding GNAT family N-acetyltransferase translates to MIKFLKPSKKNFYFEFFEKGLIIPHYSKIQNKINNEFSIRNGDFPSGLKNSVLYVSCVPHYFEAILDENANCKVIPIESRKGFIVNLDGCETIDVFLKKHLKKKAKNIRPRMKRLEKCFDIEFRSYFGEITETEYNNLFIAFQEMIENRFSQKGVEHEGLKRWNEYKNNVFELILQQKACLNVVLERNRPISMSLAFCHQNICVSAITSYDIDYYKFGLGQTHMVKCIEWCLENGFERYDMMWGELPYKNEWSNDTYFYNDHVLYVGDSLISRIKANMVVLAAKIKKKKFYSRLIDSSQKFSKTKNSSTEEGTMPKYEVREIGGLDEVANFERLQEEELDALTFLKRPLCEFQYINSEHYSSINVYKSDDFSYIIEGKSIKIVVTFL, encoded by the coding sequence ATGATTAAGTTTTTGAAACCCTCAAAAAAGAATTTTTACTTTGAATTTTTTGAAAAGGGTTTGATTATCCCCCATTATTCGAAAATTCAGAATAAAATTAATAACGAATTTTCGATAAGGAATGGGGATTTCCCTAGTGGATTAAAAAATTCGGTATTATATGTAAGTTGTGTTCCCCATTATTTTGAGGCCATTTTAGATGAAAATGCCAATTGCAAAGTCATCCCAATTGAATCTAGAAAAGGATTCATAGTCAATCTTGATGGATGTGAGACGATTGACGTTTTTTTAAAAAAGCACTTAAAAAAGAAGGCCAAAAATATCAGGCCAAGAATGAAAAGGCTGGAGAAGTGTTTTGATATTGAATTCAGGTCCTATTTTGGTGAAATAACAGAAACAGAGTATAATAATTTGTTCATCGCTTTTCAGGAAATGATTGAAAATCGTTTTTCCCAAAAGGGTGTGGAACATGAAGGATTGAAACGATGGAATGAATACAAGAACAATGTATTTGAATTGATTCTCCAACAGAAAGCTTGCTTAAATGTGGTTTTGGAAAGAAATAGGCCTATTTCAATGTCTCTTGCTTTTTGCCATCAAAATATTTGTGTTAGCGCCATAACATCTTATGATATAGATTATTATAAATTTGGATTGGGCCAAACACATATGGTGAAATGCATAGAATGGTGTTTGGAAAATGGATTTGAAAGATATGACATGATGTGGGGTGAATTACCTTATAAAAATGAGTGGAGCAACGATACCTATTTCTACAATGATCATGTATTGTATGTTGGCGATAGTCTTATAAGTAGGATAAAGGCGAACATGGTTGTTTTGGCTGCCAAAATCAAGAAGAAAAAGTTCTATTCTAGGTTGATCGACTCATCTCAAAAATTTTCCAAAACGAAAAATAGTTCAACGGAAGAAGGCACTATGCCCAAGTATGAAGTTCGAGAGATTGGTGGTTTGGATGAGGTAGCCAATTTTGAAAGGCTACAGGAAGAAGAGCTCGATGCCCTCACTTTTCTAAAACGCCCCCTATGTGAGTTTCAGTATATCAATTCAGAGCATTATAGTTCGATAAATGTGTATAAATCTGACGATTTCTCGTATATAATTGAAGGAAAATCAATAAAAATAGTAGTGACATTTCTTTGA
- a CDS encoding heavy-metal-associated domain-containing protein: MKRLLSIFVFLLISAGALHAQDKNKKDNFEVKGNCGMCKARIEKASIKLKGVKYASWDVESKELSVIYNEAKCSLSNIKEAISKVGHDTDEFTADDKVYEKLPACCKYRDPNSMLMDHSMKY; this comes from the coding sequence ATGAAAAGACTTCTATCCATTTTTGTTTTTTTACTGATCAGTGCAGGGGCCTTACACGCACAGGACAAAAACAAGAAAGATAATTTTGAGGTAAAAGGCAATTGTGGCATGTGTAAAGCCCGGATTGAAAAGGCCAGTATAAAGCTAAAAGGAGTAAAATACGCATCTTGGGATGTTGAATCCAAGGAGCTTTCGGTAATCTATAATGAAGCCAAATGTTCTCTGTCTAACATAAAGGAAGCCATATCAAAGGTAGGTCATGATACTGACGAGTTCACGGCGGATGACAAAGTCTACGAAAAACTGCCGGCCTGTTGCAAGTACCGAGACCCCAATAGTATGCTCATGGATCACTCAATGAAATACTAA
- a CDS encoding fibronectin type III domain-containing protein encodes MKSKAVFIFFLFFLVNVSGQEQFVQSNAAAALNESNSLGSIADIRGIGCSTAVETEIVAVGTYSYRGTSIDGANDRVQISPGLANGVDYEMKVYLAEGPGANIQVEVWAGVTNSTPVISPPISSANETLQEFTISFTTNSDSQTLRFYNRGLAGTDIYLDNVSIVPVNQDTEAPTAPSNLSSNNITETSADLSWDASTDNVAVTDYEVFQDGVSIGFTGGTTNLGVIGLAPDTAYDFTVFAVDAVGNTSTVSNTTNVLTLADTQGPNAVTDLTASLITETTAFLSWSDPGDNVGVTDYEVFQDNVSIGTTGGVIEFNVSGLVGATNYNFTVIASDAAGNTSTVSNIEPVLTSPPPDTEAPSTIADLASSNTTTTTTDLAWSAATDNVGVTNYEVFQDGVSIANTGTTTAFNVTGLSPGTSYDFTVFAEDTAGNVSGASNTETVNTTGIVDVEAPSVISDLSASNTTSISTELSWSASTDNVAVTNYEVFQDGVSIANTGTTTALNVTGLSPSTSYDFTVFAEDAAGNVSGVSNTENVVTSEDSGIVDYTSLNANLATIDWQARDLFVDGNLGVGATDTQGYRLAVAGSVIAESVKVELEVNWPDFVFTKQYSLPSLEEVEDHILANGHLLNIPSADEVEKEGINLGKMNAKLLQKIEELTLYTIQQEKKIQELELQNKKIEKDFTDRLLELEKEVRENR; translated from the coding sequence ATGAAATCAAAAGCGGTATTTATTTTCTTTCTATTTTTCTTGGTCAACGTTAGTGGTCAAGAGCAGTTTGTTCAATCCAATGCAGCTGCTGCTCTCAACGAATCAAATTCGTTGGGCTCTATAGCGGATATAAGGGGGATAGGATGTTCAACGGCAGTGGAAACCGAAATTGTGGCTGTAGGAACATATTCGTACCGTGGCACAAGTATAGATGGAGCCAATGACAGGGTGCAGATATCTCCTGGACTGGCCAATGGTGTTGATTACGAAATGAAAGTGTATTTGGCAGAGGGGCCCGGTGCGAATATTCAGGTTGAAGTCTGGGCAGGTGTTACCAACTCTACCCCTGTCATTAGTCCTCCCATTTCCAGTGCCAATGAAACGCTTCAAGAATTTACCATTTCCTTCACCACCAATTCAGATAGTCAAACCTTACGCTTTTATAATAGGGGATTGGCGGGTACGGATATTTATTTGGACAATGTCTCCATTGTTCCCGTCAATCAAGATACAGAAGCCCCTACGGCTCCTTCAAATTTGTCGTCAAACAATATTACGGAGACGTCAGCCGATCTTTCTTGGGATGCATCTACAGATAATGTTGCTGTTACGGACTATGAAGTTTTTCAGGATGGAGTCAGTATTGGTTTTACAGGTGGAACCACAAATTTAGGTGTAATAGGTCTTGCTCCGGATACCGCATATGATTTTACGGTATTTGCAGTGGATGCAGTGGGTAATACATCTACGGTCAGTAATACAACCAACGTACTTACATTGGCCGATACCCAAGGACCCAATGCGGTTACCGATTTGACAGCGAGCTTAATTACCGAAACTACGGCTTTTCTATCGTGGAGTGATCCAGGGGACAATGTGGGAGTTACCGACTATGAGGTTTTTCAGGATAATGTGAGTATAGGAACCACTGGGGGAGTGATTGAATTTAATGTTTCAGGGCTTGTTGGTGCTACAAATTATAACTTCACGGTAATTGCAAGTGATGCGGCCGGTAATACGTCAACCGTAAGTAATATAGAACCCGTATTGACCAGCCCACCACCAGATACTGAAGCTCCCAGCACAATTGCGGACTTGGCCAGTAGCAATACCACCACCACAACAACTGATTTGGCTTGGAGTGCAGCAACGGATAATGTTGGAGTGACCAACTATGAGGTTTTCCAAGACGGGGTCAGCATTGCCAATACGGGAACAACCACGGCGTTCAATGTAACTGGACTGTCGCCCGGGACAAGCTATGATTTTACAGTTTTTGCCGAGGATACTGCAGGAAATGTTTCAGGAGCGAGTAACACGGAAACGGTCAATACTACAGGTATAGTGGACGTAGAGGCCCCAAGTGTGATATCGGACCTAAGTGCTTCGAATACCACATCAATAAGTACTGAATTGTCTTGGAGTGCTTCCACGGATAATGTCGCCGTGACCAATTATGAGGTTTTTCAAGACGGGGTCAGCATTGCCAATACAGGAACGACCACGGCGTTAAATGTAACTGGTCTCTCACCAAGTACAAGTTATGATTTTACGGTCTTTGCCGAAGACGCAGCGGGGAACGTTTCTGGTGTCAGCAATACGGAAAATGTAGTCACATCCGAAGATAGTGGCATAGTGGACTATACCTCCCTAAACGCTAACTTGGCCACTATTGATTGGCAAGCTCGGGATTTGTTCGTCGATGGAAATTTAGGCGTTGGAGCAACGGACACCCAAGGATATAGGTTGGCAGTGGCTGGGAGTGTTATCGCAGAAAGTGTTAAAGTTGAGTTAGAGGTTAATTGGCCCGATTTTGTTTTCACCAAGCAATATAGTTTGCCATCATTGGAAGAGGTGGAAGACCATATTTTGGCCAATGGACACTTATTGAATATTCCAAGTGCAGATGAAGTGGAGAAAGAGGGAATCAATCTTGGGAAGATGAATGCCAAATTGCTACAGAAGATAGAAGAGTTGACTTTGTACACCATTCAGCAAGAGAAGAAAATACAGGAGCTTGAGCTACAGAACAAAAAGATTGAAAAAGATTTCACTGATAGGCTGTTGGAGTTGGAAAAAGAAGTTAGAGAGAATCGTTAA
- a CDS encoding tyrosinase family protein, producing MKQHYIFIIVFCWLFAFSGKGQSIRKNHLEMTDYEKAELVNAFYLLREGPDLIDDLADFHMDFFNFDNTEDPTRLDIHFNLMSEPERDIFLPWHRRQMFEMEQAIQDINPRISLGYWDSSTDQSVNSPLWDEDLMGSFDENWELGRSLGSPGGTLISPQSLANLVATTDFYEFSNDFERGRGHASPHIWTGGVMPTSASPRDPVFYFHHSFVDKVWHDWEEIHQGSFYLSQSMLRYDGTYVFDGQTLPLVNPNDIIDTRALGVFYAEDQLAELDNYIVSNTYNPVEYFYYQYRIEAGDNFIVPAGTACTFESVNEIELLPGFTAEPGSEFEMKIDTETAALTGKALSRVPRTKNPFDYIADLKPIVWEEEENDDSPVILAAFPNPFTEKITINLDKNTDCKIEVFNMMGMLVKEESYQNTNSIVINKLYGLKVGVYVVRVTDNSGKLLLAKRVIKL from the coding sequence ATGAAGCAACATTACATATTTATTATTGTTTTCTGTTGGTTATTTGCCTTTAGTGGCAAGGGACAGAGTATTAGGAAGAATCATCTGGAAATGACCGACTATGAGAAAGCAGAACTGGTAAATGCCTTTTATTTGTTGAGGGAAGGACCAGATCTCATAGATGATTTGGCAGATTTCCATATGGATTTTTTCAATTTTGATAACACTGAGGATCCTACACGATTGGACATTCACTTTAATCTAATGAGTGAACCTGAAAGAGACATTTTTTTACCATGGCATAGGAGACAAATGTTTGAAATGGAGCAGGCAATTCAAGATATTAACCCCAGAATTAGTTTAGGATATTGGGATTCTTCTACGGACCAATCTGTAAATTCCCCTCTTTGGGATGAGGATTTAATGGGTAGTTTTGATGAGAATTGGGAGTTGGGAAGAAGTTTAGGTTCTCCAGGGGGGACACTTATATCTCCGCAAAGTTTGGCCAATCTTGTGGCAACAACTGATTTTTATGAGTTTTCAAATGACTTTGAAAGAGGCAGGGGCCATGCCAGTCCACATATTTGGACAGGTGGTGTAATGCCTACTTCTGCTTCTCCAAGAGACCCTGTGTTTTATTTCCACCACAGTTTTGTTGACAAGGTTTGGCATGATTGGGAAGAAATACATCAGGGGTCTTTCTACCTTTCACAATCTATGTTGCGGTATGATGGGACCTATGTTTTTGATGGGCAAACCCTTCCTTTGGTCAACCCCAATGATATAATAGATACTAGAGCTTTAGGCGTATTTTATGCTGAAGACCAGCTTGCCGAGTTGGATAATTACATTGTAAGCAATACCTATAATCCCGTTGAATATTTTTATTATCAATATAGAATAGAGGCAGGTGACAATTTTATTGTGCCAGCTGGAACGGCATGTACATTTGAGTCGGTGAACGAAATAGAATTGTTGCCCGGCTTTACTGCCGAACCTGGAAGCGAATTTGAAATGAAAATAGACACAGAAACGGCAGCTTTAACAGGAAAAGCGCTTAGTAGAGTACCAAGGACCAAAAATCCTTTCGATTATATTGCCGATCTTAAACCAATTGTATGGGAAGAAGAAGAGAATGATGATTCTCCCGTAATCTTAGCGGCCTTCCCTAATCCATTTACTGAAAAGATAACCATCAATCTGGATAAGAATACGGACTGTAAGATAGAAGTATTCAATATGATGGGAATGTTGGTCAAGGAAGAGTCGTACCAAAACACCAATTCCATTGTGATCAATAAGCTATATGGCCTCAAGGTAGGTGTTTATGTGGTTCGTGTTACTGATAATTCAGGAAAACTTTTACTGGCAAAGCGAGTCATAAAATTGTAA
- a CDS encoding OmpA family protein: MNISKPAMMVIAMSFSALTFAQDLELTKRDSIVQSYWLVSLGTNIVDDSGDEFGELFDLSDGWNMVPYPSRVSVGRYFKNGLGLEAIGSYNRYKEGNIVDNVVNPEDVDYWGLDFRVSYDLNMILGETGFFDPYIGIGAGYTDADNQGRGTYNAVIGFRTWFSDHWGLDFNSTGKWAMDTENASNHIQHALGVAYRFEVEKGLSRKGQEKLALLEELEKEQQRVQDSIADAEEARLLAERLQREKEAAELAAAEKAKKEAEEARRAKLRNKINNLGKVYFKLNSSYLTSKDKELLDELVTIMQDEPNLAIKVSAHTDSRGTKKYNQWLSERRAERTVEYVVSKGVSAGRISHDAFGETQLVNECEDGVRCSEEQHSKNRRSEFIIMDQ, from the coding sequence ATGAACATTTCTAAACCTGCAATGATGGTCATTGCCATGAGTTTTTCTGCTTTGACCTTTGCCCAAGACCTTGAATTGACCAAAAGGGACAGCATAGTGCAAAGCTATTGGCTGGTGTCCTTGGGTACCAACATTGTTGATGACTCCGGTGATGAATTTGGTGAACTATTCGATTTAAGTGATGGTTGGAACATGGTACCCTATCCATCTCGTGTAAGCGTAGGACGATATTTTAAAAATGGCCTTGGTTTGGAGGCCATAGGGTCGTACAACCGTTACAAAGAAGGCAACATCGTGGATAATGTTGTAAATCCTGAAGATGTTGACTATTGGGGTCTCGATTTTAGGGTAAGCTACGATTTAAATATGATTTTGGGAGAAACCGGCTTTTTTGATCCCTATATCGGAATTGGCGCGGGATATACCGATGCCGACAACCAAGGCAGGGGAACATACAACGCGGTTATTGGTTTTAGAACATGGTTTTCCGATCATTGGGGGCTGGATTTCAACTCAACAGGAAAATGGGCCATGGATACCGAAAATGCATCGAACCATATACAACATGCACTCGGTGTAGCTTATAGGTTCGAGGTAGAAAAGGGACTTTCTAGAAAAGGTCAAGAAAAACTGGCTTTATTGGAAGAGCTGGAAAAAGAACAACAACGTGTACAGGATTCTATTGCCGATGCAGAAGAAGCAAGACTATTGGCCGAGCGTTTGCAACGGGAAAAAGAAGCAGCAGAGTTGGCAGCTGCCGAAAAAGCCAAGAAAGAAGCGGAGGAGGCCAGAAGAGCAAAACTTCGCAACAAGATCAACAACTTGGGCAAAGTATACTTTAAACTCAATTCTTCCTACTTGACCTCAAAAGATAAGGAATTACTTGATGAATTGGTGACCATTATGCAAGATGAGCCTAATTTGGCGATAAAGGTTTCGGCACATACCGATTCCAGAGGCACCAAAAAATATAATCAATGGCTTTCCGAAAGACGTGCCGAACGTACTGTTGAGTATGTGGTTTCCAAGGGTGTGTCCGCCGGTAGAATAAGTCATGATGCCTTTGGCGAGACCCAGTTGGTGAACGAATGTGAGGATGGTGTACGTTGTTCGGAAGAACAGCATTCCAAGAACAGGAGGTCGGAGTTTATTATCATGGATCAGTAA